The Fuerstiella sp. genome has a segment encoding these proteins:
- a CDS encoding LuxR C-terminal-related transcriptional regulator, which produces MIVDAHQHPVAVFDDEGQPVFRNSALAARLTAEQQSPSSPRAWQFVYATACRTVADSISSRTAICSVIPVHQRTFVLLGNFLRQASGTVYGVTVNLAEVSSAGAKTASAGFETQSSVRRRVDSGDEAYSSWMKRRDEARTRMQRLSPRETEVVMRVSAGLPNKSIARELEISVKTIEKHRANAVRKLGVQSTPEMVGIAVLADVVKQAGKRTFIDRASRRPAQPRFVSGLQSVQ; this is translated from the coding sequence ATGATCGTAGACGCCCACCAGCATCCTGTAGCGGTGTTTGACGATGAAGGGCAGCCTGTTTTTCGCAATTCCGCTCTGGCGGCCCGTCTCACGGCCGAACAACAGTCTCCGTCTTCCCCGCGGGCATGGCAGTTTGTGTATGCGACTGCGTGCCGAACCGTGGCTGATTCCATCAGCAGTCGGACAGCAATTTGCAGCGTGATCCCGGTTCATCAGAGAACTTTTGTGCTTCTGGGAAATTTTCTGCGTCAGGCATCCGGGACTGTCTACGGCGTGACCGTCAATCTTGCGGAAGTCAGCAGCGCAGGGGCTAAAACCGCATCGGCAGGATTCGAAACGCAAAGTTCTGTCCGCCGTCGTGTTGACAGTGGAGATGAAGCCTATTCCTCATGGATGAAGCGGCGTGACGAAGCTCGTACCAGAATGCAGCGTCTCTCACCACGAGAAACCGAAGTTGTGATGCGAGTTTCGGCCGGTCTGCCGAACAAGAGCATCGCCCGTGAACTGGAAATCAGTGTGAAGACTATAGAAAAGCATCGGGCGAATGCGGTACGCAAACTGGGTGTTCAGAGTACTCCGGAAATGGTTGGGATCGCAGTACTTGCAGACGTGGTCAAACAGGCAGGTAAACGGACATTTATCGATCGGGCATCGCGCCGACCGGCACAGCCGAGGTTCGTTTCCGGATTGCAATCAGTGCAATAG
- a CDS encoding adenylosuccinate synthase: MPATSVIGLQWGDEAKGKVVDLLTEKHDIVIRYQGGNNAGHTVKFGGNTYKLSLLPTGMLQSHVQSVIGPGVVINPQAILNELDSLVAGGIDCSKRLMISDRAHVICPWHHLEEAAFEKQRGSKAIGTTMRGIGTCYREKVGRFHAIRMGDLINKDRFADKVREIVPFKQIVLNALDPDGEPLNADRIIEDYSACADRLRPMVADTTAWLLNALENNQRLLFEGAQGSLLDIDHGTFPYVTSSNSSGCGIHSGSGVPERAIGTMIGVAKAYTTRVGGGPFPTELDNDLGQQIRVAGNEFGTVTGRPRRCGWFDAVATRYSARISGVDSIAVALLDVLSGLGELNVCEAYDVGGEITRDLPSCPDALRLAKPVLRAVPGWTEDITGIRNFADLPQNAKQYIQTISELVERPVQLVSVGPDRDQTIVMTPLPGF, from the coding sequence GTGCCGGCAACTTCTGTAATTGGACTGCAGTGGGGCGACGAAGCCAAGGGCAAGGTCGTCGATCTTCTGACTGAGAAACACGATATTGTCATCCGTTACCAGGGTGGTAATAACGCAGGCCATACGGTGAAATTCGGTGGCAACACCTATAAGCTCAGTCTGCTCCCGACCGGAATGCTCCAGAGTCACGTCCAGTCGGTGATCGGCCCCGGAGTTGTTATCAATCCGCAGGCCATCCTCAACGAACTTGACAGTCTCGTCGCAGGCGGCATTGACTGCTCCAAACGGCTGATGATCAGCGATCGGGCGCATGTCATCTGCCCGTGGCATCATCTGGAAGAAGCCGCCTTCGAAAAACAGCGAGGCTCCAAAGCCATTGGTACAACCATGCGCGGTATCGGAACCTGTTACCGTGAAAAGGTCGGACGCTTCCACGCAATTCGTATGGGAGACCTGATCAACAAAGATCGGTTTGCTGATAAAGTCCGGGAAATCGTACCGTTCAAACAAATCGTTCTGAATGCCCTGGATCCCGACGGCGAGCCACTGAATGCCGACCGTATTATCGAAGACTATTCAGCGTGTGCCGATCGACTCCGACCAATGGTTGCTGACACAACCGCATGGTTACTGAACGCTCTTGAAAACAACCAGCGTCTGCTGTTCGAAGGTGCCCAGGGCAGTCTGCTGGACATTGACCACGGAACCTTTCCCTATGTCACATCGTCCAACAGTTCGGGTTGTGGCATCCACAGCGGCAGTGGCGTCCCCGAACGAGCGATTGGCACAATGATCGGTGTTGCCAAGGCTTATACAACACGCGTGGGTGGAGGACCGTTTCCTACGGAACTGGATAACGATCTGGGACAACAGATTCGAGTTGCGGGAAATGAATTCGGAACGGTCACCGGTCGGCCGCGTCGGTGTGGCTGGTTCGACGCCGTAGCCACACGATACAGTGCCCGCATCAGCGGTGTTGATTCCATCGCCGTCGCTCTGCTGGACGTGCTCAGTGGACTTGGTGAACTAAACGTCTGTGAAGCTTACGACGTCGGCGGAGAAATCACGCGAGACCTGCCATCCTGCCCGGATGCGCTTCGTCTGGCAAAACCGGTTCTGCGTGCGGTGCCAGGCTGGACAGAAGACATCACCGGTATCCGAAATTTCGCCGACCTGCCGCAAAATGCAAAGCAGTACATTCAGACTATCAGTGAACTCGTGGAACGACCCGTTCAACTGGTGTCGGTTGGCCCGGACCGAGACCAAACCATTGTCATGACCCCACTACCCGGTTTTTAG
- the sucC gene encoding ADP-forming succinate--CoA ligase subunit beta, with amino-acid sequence MKIHEYQAKALFQQADIAVPRGIVVRTADEAAAAFDELGSDLAVVKSQIHAGGRGKGRFQEFPDQPGVVLVRSADEARENAVRMLGSTLVTVQTGQDGKQVNTLFVEQGLKIARELYLGIVVDRTVGGPVVIMSSEGGMEIEKVAEESPEKILSETFDASEGLFPYQARKLAYALGFSTRAVRNAEKLLPQLCRFFVDNDCSMVEINPLVLTEDDRLLALDAKMSFDDNAMFRHKSLAGLRDMSEEDPAEVEAGEAGLSYVNLEGSIGCLVNGAGLAMSTMDLIKLHGAEPANFLDVGGGANVDQVTEAFRIILRDDAVKAVLVNIFGGIMRCDVVVEALLEAYENVGFSVPLVVRLEGTNVEKARQMLNDSGRDIISAEDLTDAAQKVVASLSA; translated from the coding sequence ATGAAGATTCATGAATACCAGGCAAAGGCACTCTTCCAGCAGGCGGATATTGCTGTTCCCCGAGGAATCGTGGTTCGAACAGCGGACGAAGCCGCAGCAGCATTCGATGAACTCGGCAGTGATCTGGCTGTCGTGAAGTCTCAGATCCATGCCGGTGGTCGCGGGAAAGGAAGATTCCAGGAATTTCCCGATCAACCCGGTGTTGTGCTGGTACGTTCCGCTGATGAAGCCCGGGAAAACGCAGTCCGAATGCTGGGCAGTACACTCGTCACCGTCCAGACCGGACAAGACGGAAAACAGGTCAATACTCTGTTTGTTGAACAGGGGCTGAAGATTGCACGCGAACTTTACCTTGGCATCGTGGTTGATCGAACCGTGGGTGGTCCGGTGGTGATCATGTCCTCCGAGGGCGGGATGGAAATCGAAAAAGTCGCAGAAGAGTCCCCGGAAAAAATTCTCTCTGAAACCTTCGATGCCTCGGAAGGACTGTTTCCGTATCAGGCTCGTAAACTGGCCTACGCACTGGGCTTCAGTACTCGGGCAGTGCGAAACGCCGAAAAGCTGCTGCCGCAACTCTGTCGATTCTTCGTCGACAACGACTGCAGTATGGTGGAAATCAATCCACTGGTGCTCACAGAAGACGACCGGCTGCTGGCTCTGGATGCAAAAATGTCGTTCGACGACAACGCCATGTTTCGGCACAAATCTCTGGCCGGGCTGCGTGATATGAGTGAAGAGGACCCTGCTGAAGTGGAAGCAGGGGAGGCAGGACTCAGTTACGTTAATCTGGAAGGCAGTATCGGCTGTCTGGTCAACGGTGCCGGACTGGCCATGAGTACCATGGACCTGATCAAGCTGCATGGAGCAGAGCCGGCCAATTTCCTCGACGTTGGCGGTGGTGCAAATGTTGATCAGGTCACTGAAGCATTTCGCATTATTCTGCGCGACGATGCAGTCAAAGCAGTTTTGGTTAACATCTTTGGCGGGATTATGCGATGTGATGTTGTGGTGGAGGCTCTGCTGGAAGCTTACGAAAACGTGGGATTTTCAGTCCCGCTTGTTGTGCGACTGGAAGGAACCAACGTGGAAAAAGCCAGACAGATGCTGAACGACAGCGGTCGCGACATTATTTCTGCGGAAGATCTGACAGATGCTGCGCAAAAGGTCGTGGCATCCCTGAGCGCCTGA
- a CDS encoding DUF1549 domain-containing protein, with translation MLRPGVMLLLMLHGGVTSVASEDPVVSRDPAVTAEQFAFFETNIRPVLVEHCFDCHSGDDAESRFDVSSRAGILQGGEFGPAIRPGQPAESLLISAIRHDEFLKMPPKQKLSTQDVVNFTRWVEMGAPWPNTKVATTTPESDSSSTGGMQFTEKQLSHWAFQPVADPQPPAVGSDWPVSPVDHFIFKRLLDAGLLPAAPADKRTLIRRATYDLTGLPPTPAETEAFLVDHSEDAFAKVIDRLLGSPRYGEHWGRHWLDIARYADTNGLDENLSYANAFRYRDYVISAFNSDKRYPRFVQEQIAGDLLPQLQDDQENMNRLIANGFLAIGPKMLAEDDPMKMQMDIIDEQVSTLGQTFMGLTLGCARCHDHKFDPLPTEDYYSLAGIFKSSKTMENHEVVAVWYERQLESQRVREERAEIDRKRAEVQTKIDRFTVVQRAEIAQQIRRQFGDYLLAAGNLQLAHQQKIPRRPALMKQDQPFEVRQDVTVLEGEAFHRGDLKSQTSGYGEGIGVILSDKAGFAEFDLKVSQPGLYQLELRFAAAENRPLKLSVNGSPVDDAVAGQVTGSWYPDGQRWFPGGQLELKQGKNTIRFYSDGPYPHIDRLLLVRCGPDGRPASAGSPCLSQIAADYGVNLHLVELWRDFLDQVRNGNQTQFPSFGTWLKLSQLASSGFAEQAAELLVEQGDDRAEPVRQALIASKPMSLRDVAAVYQNLLTGSRETLPEAWFADPSPLAGPTQLSLSVLVGEARQQLKELYDQRTHHAAAQPDVDVAMGVTEDTPEDLRIHLRGSHIVLGDVAPRRFLRIIGGLGAPEIDPQQSGRLQLARWMTQPDHPLVGRVIVNRVWHWRFGRGLTPSVDNFGLLGQPPTHPKLLDWLTRRFVDGGGSLKQLHRMMMLSSTYRMSTQFDPVSGAADPDNNMLWRFRRRRLTGEELRDSMITLGTGLDLKTGGSLLKVQNRKYVTGTRGDGITSEFDNHRRSVYVPVVRSAVYDVLQAFDFPDPAVPAGKRQTSTVAPQALMLMNSVLSEEQTLAMARRLIDITDDRQKVFVAVGQVFNRPPGDEEISLALAFINEVCLSLGDAEKEANLKAWQSYCRVLLSSNEFAYVE, from the coding sequence ATGCTGCGACCTGGCGTGATGCTGCTCCTGATGCTGCACGGCGGTGTCACATCTGTGGCTAGTGAGGACCCAGTTGTAAGCAGGGATCCTGCCGTAACAGCGGAGCAGTTTGCATTCTTTGAAACCAATATCCGGCCGGTATTGGTTGAGCACTGTTTTGACTGTCACAGTGGAGACGATGCAGAAAGCCGTTTTGACGTTTCCAGTCGAGCCGGAATATTGCAGGGGGGAGAATTTGGACCGGCAATCCGTCCCGGTCAGCCGGCGGAAAGTCTGCTGATCAGTGCGATCCGGCATGACGAATTTCTCAAGATGCCTCCAAAGCAAAAACTGTCCACGCAGGACGTGGTCAACTTCACCCGCTGGGTTGAAATGGGAGCGCCGTGGCCGAATACAAAAGTGGCCACGACCACGCCTGAGTCGGACAGTTCCTCCACAGGAGGTATGCAGTTTACCGAAAAACAACTCAGCCACTGGGCGTTTCAGCCGGTAGCGGATCCTCAACCGCCGGCAGTCGGTTCCGACTGGCCCGTATCACCTGTCGATCACTTTATTTTTAAACGGCTTTTGGACGCAGGGCTGTTGCCAGCCGCTCCGGCGGACAAACGCACACTGATTCGTCGCGCTACTTACGACCTCACTGGTCTTCCGCCGACTCCGGCAGAAACAGAAGCCTTTCTGGTCGATCATTCAGAGGACGCTTTTGCGAAGGTGATTGATCGACTGCTGGGTTCACCGCGGTACGGTGAACACTGGGGGCGTCACTGGCTGGATATCGCCCGTTACGCTGACACCAACGGCCTGGATGAAAATCTGTCTTATGCCAATGCTTTTCGATATCGCGACTATGTGATTTCAGCGTTCAACTCTGATAAGCGGTATCCGCGATTTGTTCAGGAGCAGATTGCGGGTGACCTGTTACCGCAACTTCAGGACGATCAGGAAAATATGAATCGCCTGATTGCCAACGGGTTCCTGGCCATCGGTCCGAAGATGCTTGCCGAAGATGACCCCATGAAGATGCAGATGGATATCATTGATGAACAGGTCAGCACCCTTGGGCAAACGTTTATGGGGCTGACGTTGGGTTGTGCTCGATGTCACGATCATAAATTCGATCCACTGCCCACAGAAGATTACTACTCACTGGCTGGAATCTTCAAGAGCAGCAAGACGATGGAGAACCATGAGGTTGTCGCTGTCTGGTACGAACGGCAACTGGAGTCTCAGCGAGTCCGGGAGGAGAGGGCGGAAATCGATCGGAAGCGTGCGGAAGTGCAGACAAAGATTGATCGGTTCACAGTGGTACAACGAGCGGAAATCGCTCAGCAGATTCGACGTCAGTTTGGGGACTATCTGCTGGCGGCCGGTAATCTGCAGCTTGCTCATCAGCAGAAGATTCCACGCCGACCGGCTTTGATGAAGCAGGATCAGCCTTTCGAGGTCAGGCAGGATGTGACGGTCCTGGAAGGGGAAGCTTTTCATCGTGGTGATCTCAAAAGTCAGACATCCGGGTACGGTGAAGGAATCGGTGTGATTCTGAGTGACAAAGCCGGATTCGCCGAATTTGATCTGAAGGTGAGTCAACCGGGTCTGTACCAGCTGGAATTACGCTTCGCGGCAGCAGAAAACCGTCCTTTGAAATTGTCAGTTAATGGAAGTCCGGTCGATGACGCAGTGGCCGGGCAGGTTACCGGAAGCTGGTACCCCGATGGACAACGCTGGTTTCCCGGTGGTCAGCTGGAGCTGAAGCAGGGAAAGAACACGATTCGGTTTTACTCTGACGGTCCTTACCCGCATATCGATCGTTTGTTACTGGTGCGGTGCGGGCCAGACGGTCGACCAGCCAGCGCAGGATCACCCTGTTTGTCACAGATCGCTGCGGACTACGGTGTCAATCTGCATCTGGTGGAACTCTGGCGCGACTTTCTGGACCAGGTTCGCAACGGAAATCAGACTCAGTTTCCATCCTTTGGTACCTGGCTCAAGCTGTCTCAGCTGGCCTCGTCGGGCTTTGCCGAACAGGCGGCCGAATTGCTGGTGGAGCAGGGCGATGATCGAGCTGAACCCGTTCGTCAGGCACTGATTGCCTCGAAGCCAATGTCGTTACGAGACGTCGCTGCGGTGTATCAAAATCTTTTGACCGGTTCCCGGGAAACTTTGCCGGAGGCGTGGTTTGCTGATCCGTCACCGCTGGCAGGCCCCACTCAATTGAGTCTTTCCGTTCTCGTCGGTGAAGCGAGGCAGCAACTCAAAGAACTCTACGACCAACGCACACATCATGCCGCTGCTCAGCCCGACGTTGATGTTGCAATGGGGGTCACGGAAGACACGCCGGAAGACCTGCGAATTCATCTGCGAGGCAGTCATATTGTGCTGGGTGATGTTGCACCTCGGCGGTTTCTGCGGATCATCGGAGGACTGGGGGCACCCGAGATTGACCCGCAGCAAAGTGGCCGGCTGCAACTGGCACGCTGGATGACCCAGCCTGATCATCCTCTGGTTGGCCGAGTCATTGTTAACCGTGTCTGGCACTGGCGATTTGGTCGTGGACTGACGCCGTCAGTTGATAATTTTGGCCTGCTTGGTCAACCGCCGACACATCCAAAACTGTTGGACTGGTTGACGAGACGATTCGTTGATGGTGGCGGTTCGCTGAAGCAGCTGCACCGCATGATGATGCTCAGCAGTACGTATCGAATGAGTACGCAGTTTGATCCGGTGTCAGGTGCAGCGGACCCCGACAACAATATGTTGTGGCGATTTCGACGGCGTCGGTTGACGGGTGAAGAACTTCGGGATTCGATGATAACGCTTGGAACCGGACTTGATCTGAAGACGGGCGGGTCGCTGCTGAAGGTGCAGAATCGCAAATACGTGACCGGCACGCGAGGAGATGGTATCACCAGCGAATTTGATAATCACCGTCGCTCAGTGTACGTACCCGTGGTTCGCAGTGCTGTTTATGATGTTCTGCAGGCATTTGATTTTCCTGATCCTGCCGTACCGGCAGGAAAAAGACAGA
- the sucD gene encoding succinate--CoA ligase subunit alpha gives MSILVTKATRIICQGITGNSGLFHSQKCREYAEECQPGLNIFSAGVTPGKGGSEVDGFPVFNSVTEARAETGANTSMILVPPPFCADAILEAADAGMQLIVAITEGIPVMDMIRVRSAMRNSEARLIGPNCPGVITPGVAKIGIMPGYIHTPGRIGIISKSGTLTYEAAWQLGRVGMGQSTAVGIGGDPVAGTNFIDLLALFQSDPDTDGILLIGEIGGSAEQEAAEYIQSHVTKPVAGFIAGQTAPPGKRMGHAGAIISGGGGTAAEKISALRGVGAVIADSPAGMGDAMKQAMQ, from the coding sequence ATGAGCATCCTGGTAACAAAAGCAACGCGAATTATCTGTCAGGGGATTACCGGCAATTCGGGACTTTTTCACAGTCAAAAATGCCGCGAATATGCTGAGGAATGTCAGCCCGGACTCAATATTTTTTCAGCTGGAGTGACCCCAGGCAAAGGCGGTTCCGAAGTCGACGGATTCCCGGTATTCAACTCGGTCACCGAAGCTCGGGCCGAAACCGGAGCTAATACGTCGATGATACTCGTCCCGCCGCCATTCTGTGCCGATGCGATCCTCGAAGCCGCCGATGCCGGCATGCAACTCATCGTGGCCATCACAGAAGGCATTCCGGTGATGGACATGATTCGTGTGCGGTCAGCAATGAGAAATTCGGAAGCTCGCCTGATCGGCCCAAATTGCCCCGGAGTCATTACGCCTGGTGTGGCCAAGATCGGAATCATGCCTGGCTATATTCACACACCCGGCCGTATTGGAATTATCAGTAAGAGCGGAACACTGACCTACGAAGCCGCCTGGCAGCTGGGCCGGGTTGGGATGGGACAAAGTACAGCAGTGGGTATCGGTGGTGACCCGGTTGCCGGCACGAACTTCATTGATCTGCTGGCACTGTTCCAAAGTGACCCGGATACAGACGGAATTCTACTGATCGGTGAAATCGGAGGTAGCGCTGAACAGGAAGCGGCGGAATACATTCAGTCACATGTGACAAAGCCCGTGGCTGGATTCATCGCTGGCCAGACAGCTCCTCCTGGCAAACGTATGGGGCACGCCGGGGCCATCATTTCAGGCGGTGGTGGAACAGCGGCTGAAAAAATTTCAGCACTGCGAGGTGTTGGGGCTGTGATTGCCGACAGTCCCGCCGGCATGGGCGATGCCATGAAGCAGGCCATGCAATAG
- a CDS encoding aldose 1-epimerase family protein, producing the protein MSLNRCVLLFVVCVTCRETTLAQEPFRHVLTSTNSGTTETSWEINRQTVTPDCEHDWSIRKRTLRGGRQEGVEIVTVDNGAMQIKICPTRGMGIMSVTMDDVELRWDSPVKEIVHPQFVNLESRGGLGWLFGFNEFMCRCGLESNGGPTTDRFINNVGDEATMDLTLHGRIANIPARDVVVRVDRQSPFAIHIEGQVDETLLFGPKLELHSELVVVPGAASFQLVDVVHNAGAQDQEFEILYHANYGSPLLERGAKVVVASESVEPINDRAAEGLTDWNSYAEPVAGFIEQVYLITPKSDADGRTTAVLHNSAADRAASITWSVSELPYLTVWKNTGAIADGYVTGIEPGTNFPHPKPVEREAGRVPVLPPGGSHRMTLEFGIHPNRESVSRVIDRVGRIQRRN; encoded by the coding sequence ATGTCTCTGAATCGCTGTGTTTTACTGTTTGTGGTTTGTGTTACCTGTCGCGAAACGACTCTGGCACAGGAACCGTTTCGTCACGTACTGACCAGCACCAATTCGGGCACCACGGAAACATCTTGGGAAATCAATCGTCAAACGGTGACTCCTGATTGTGAACATGACTGGAGTATTCGCAAGAGAACGCTGCGAGGAGGACGACAGGAAGGCGTGGAAATCGTCACCGTCGATAACGGCGCGATGCAAATCAAAATCTGTCCGACTCGCGGCATGGGCATTATGAGTGTCACCATGGACGATGTCGAATTGCGATGGGACAGCCCCGTCAAGGAAATCGTACACCCACAATTCGTGAATCTGGAAAGCCGTGGAGGTCTGGGCTGGCTTTTCGGTTTCAATGAATTCATGTGCCGTTGCGGTCTCGAAAGTAATGGAGGTCCGACGACCGATCGCTTCATCAATAATGTGGGCGATGAAGCCACCATGGATCTGACGTTGCACGGGCGAATTGCCAACATCCCGGCGCGCGATGTTGTCGTCCGTGTTGACCGCCAGTCACCGTTCGCCATTCACATTGAAGGACAGGTCGACGAAACTCTGCTGTTTGGACCAAAACTGGAATTGCATTCGGAATTGGTCGTGGTTCCCGGAGCAGCCAGTTTTCAGCTGGTGGACGTGGTTCACAATGCAGGCGCTCAGGATCAGGAATTCGAGATTCTGTATCACGCGAACTACGGGTCTCCGCTTCTGGAACGGGGGGCGAAAGTTGTGGTTGCCAGTGAATCGGTCGAACCGATCAACGATCGGGCCGCAGAAGGATTGACAGACTGGAACAGCTATGCGGAACCGGTCGCAGGGTTCATCGAACAGGTGTATCTGATCACGCCCAAATCCGATGCGGATGGACGGACCACAGCCGTGTTGCACAACAGTGCCGCAGACCGTGCTGCCTCGATCACCTGGTCCGTGTCTGAACTGCCTTATCTGACAGTCTGGAAGAACACCGGAGCCATCGCCGACGGCTATGTGACGGGCATTGAACCGGGAACCAATTTTCCTCATCCCAAGCCGGTGGAACGTGAGGCCGGTCGGGTCCCGGTACTGCCACCGGGGGGCAGCCATCGGATGACTCTGGAATTCGGCATTCATCCGAATCGGGAGTCTGTCAGCAGAGTCATTGATCGAGTGGGCCGAATTCAGCGACGAAACTGA
- a CDS encoding NAD(P)H-hydrate dehydratase, giving the protein MKIQLPQRPSDGHKGTFGRVTVVGGSPGMSGAACLAGAAALRSGAGLVTVAVPQSIQSIVAAFEPSYMTVALSCDGDGQLSADVAGDVPGLIDGQDVIAAGPGLGQEPASEELVRALIGQVSIPLILDADALNCVAAKQLSLSRDAPTIVTPHPGEFLRLTGYSTEVIGSGRQTLAKDFAAQTGAVVVLKGKGTVVSDGTHTYVNSTGNSGMATGGSGDVLTGIIAALCGQGLPAYDAAVAGVYAHGLAGDLYAAELSPRSLIASDLIKWLPRAWARIDE; this is encoded by the coding sequence ATGAAGATCCAGCTTCCACAACGGCCGTCCGACGGCCACAAGGGAACTTTCGGTCGAGTCACGGTTGTTGGTGGTTCTCCCGGAATGAGCGGGGCAGCATGTCTGGCCGGTGCAGCGGCACTGCGTTCGGGGGCCGGACTGGTTACCGTTGCCGTGCCGCAGTCAATTCAGTCGATTGTGGCCGCCTTCGAGCCATCGTATATGACCGTCGCTTTGTCCTGTGACGGTGACGGTCAGTTGTCAGCGGACGTCGCAGGTGACGTGCCGGGTTTGATTGACGGCCAGGACGTTATTGCTGCGGGACCGGGCCTGGGACAGGAACCTGCGTCAGAAGAACTCGTTCGGGCTTTGATTGGTCAGGTGAGCATTCCGCTGATTCTGGATGCCGATGCTTTGAATTGTGTGGCTGCAAAACAACTTTCGCTCTCACGAGATGCACCCACGATTGTGACTCCTCACCCAGGTGAATTTTTGCGACTCACCGGGTATTCCACGGAAGTTATCGGTTCCGGTCGTCAGACGCTGGCCAAGGATTTTGCAGCACAGACTGGTGCCGTTGTCGTTCTCAAAGGAAAAGGAACTGTTGTTTCCGATGGAACTCATACGTATGTGAATTCCACCGGTAATTCCGGGATGGCGACCGGTGGTTCGGGTGACGTATTGACCGGCATCATTGCCGCTCTCTGCGGGCAGGGTCTGCCTGCCTATGATGCGGCTGTCGCGGGAGTATATGCGCATGGTTTGGCTGGAGACTTGTATGCAGCCGAATTGTCACCACGCAGTTTGATCGCTTCCGATCTGATCAAATGGCTCCCGCGTGCATGGGCTCGAATCGACGAATAG